From Isachenkonia alkalipeptolytica:
GTCTTAGTCAATTGAAGGGCATAAAGGTTCCCTAGAGCATAGGTAGGAAAATAGCCGATCATTCCCCCTGCCCAGTGCATATCCTGCAGTACCCCCTCCCGATTATCCCTAGGTTTAATTCCTAGAATATCTTCCATCTTTTCATTCCATCGCTCGGGGAGTTCCTCGACGGAAATTTTTCCTCCAATCAAATCCTTTTCCAGTTCATAACGAAGGATAATATGAAGACTATAGGTTAGCTCGTCGGCTTCCACACGGATCATGGAAGGTTCCACAATATTAATGTACTCCACCATTTCTTCCAAACTTACATTCTTTACCTCTTCTTGAAAAAGCTCTTGAAATTCCGGAAGCAATCCCTTCCAGAAAAATTCACTGCGTCCCACAACATTTTCCCAGAAACGGGATTGAGATTCATGCATTCCCGTGGATGCCGCAGAGCCTGCTGAGGTTTTGAACAGCTCCATGGGAATGTTTTGTTCATACATCCCATGCCCGCCCTCATGGATGGTTCCAAATAAAGCGGTTTTGAAGAAATCCTCCTGATAGCGGGTGGTTACCCGTACATCTTTAGGGTTCAGTCCGATGGTAAAGGGATGTATACTCTCATCCAATCGACCGCACTCAAAATCATAGCCAATTTTCTTAAGTATTTTTTCACTTAGAATTTTCTGTTTTTCCACCGGAAGCTTTACGGATTCCAGTCGTTTGTTCGGTTTTTTTGAAGCATTTTGGATCTTGTTTAAAATATTTAAAACGCCTTCCTTCAATTCCCCAAAGATAGCATCCAGTTTCTCTACGGTCATACCTTCCTCAAAGCGATCCAGTAAAGCGTTATAAGCATGGCCTTCGTAACCTAAACGTTCTGACATCCTTCGGTTGAAATCCACAATTTTCTCCAAATAAGGCCGGAAGATTTCAAAATCATCGTCGGCTTTCGCCTTTTCCCAAATGTTTTGAGCCCTCGAGGTGAGGATTACATAGTCCCGATACTCTTCTTCAGGAATTTTTTGAAACTTTTCCAAGTGTTTTACATCCTTTTCGATGCTCTTTTGATATTTTTCCGGTAATTCATTATAATACTTCTCCCTAGAAAACTCCCCCAGAAGATGTTGCATTTCCGGTGACACAGACATTTTAAAAGCTTCTGTGGATAGAGTTCCCAAGGCTTCTGAGCGGATATTCCTTCCCTCTTTCGGCGCATAGGTAGCCATGTCCCAGTGGGCAAGCCCTGCCATCTCCCGATAATGCTGGATTTTACTTGAAATTTCCATATAGCGTTTCAATAGTTCCTGAAGCTGATTTTCTTCCTTTTGGTTGTCTTCTTTTTTCATCGGATCGCTCCTCTCAAATAAATTTATTTGACCATATAATTATTTTTATTATATCATAACATTCTGTGTTTTTAGAATGTTTTTCCCAAAAAAATCAAAGGAACAATCTTCCCTCTATAGCAAAGATTATTCCTTTAATTTAAACATCCTCAGTCAATCTTAGAGTTATAAATTTATTGTTTCGATTGAGTTTTCGTACCCAGCATATCCGCGGCTTTATAGGAGCTGCGGACTAAAGGATCCGAAGCAACAAAGGAGAACCCTAGGCTTTCGGCTTTCTCCTTATAAGCCTGAAAAGCTTTGGGAGTGATGTATTCCTCCATAGGATAGTGCGCTTTACTAGGGGCTAGATACTGACCCACCGTTAAAAAGTCACACTGGTACTGTCGTAAGTCCATCATTACCTGATGAACTTCCTCGGGAAATTCTCCAAGGCCTACCATAATACCCGATTTCGTGAAAATAGAAGGATTCAGTTTCTTCACATTTACCAATACTTCCAAGGACTGATAATAATCCGCCTGAGGCCGGACTTTATCGTACATTCTCGGAATGGTTTCAATATTATGATTTATGATATCCGGCTGAGCGTCGGTAACTTTTTTCAGAGCTTTAAAATCCCCTTGAAAGTCGGGAATTAATACCTCAATGGCGATCTCTTTATCCACAGCTCGAATGGCATTAATGACTTTTGCAAAATGTCCCGCACCGCCATCGGGTAAGTCATCCCGGGTAACCGAGGTCACCACCACATGCTTGAGTCCCAGTTCCTGTGTCGCCTTCGCCATATTTCCCGGTTCCTTAGGGTCTACCGGTTCCAATGCTTCATGGGTTACGTTACAGAATCTACAGTTTCTTGAACACTGGGTTCCTAATATCATAAAGGTTGCGGTTTTATTACTAAAGCATTCTATTCGATTCGGACAATTGGCTTCCTGGCACACGGTATTCAGGGAAAGGTCTTTTAACATGCGTTTTACCGCTTCTTCTTTCTGCAGATCCTCCATATTCACCCGAAGCCAACGGGGTTTACGTTCACTTTTCATAAGCTCACCTCTTCTATAAATTAAGTTCTTCCAGTGTTATATTTTGAACCTTTTCATACTCATATACCCTAACAAACTCCTCTGCTACCCGCTGGTTCATTTGGTTAAAATCCTGGGTTTCCCCTAATAATTTTTCTAATGTGGTTACGCCTTTATCACGAATTCCGCAGGGGATGATAAACTGAAAATGGTCTAGGTTCGTATTCACGTTAAAGGCAAAACCATGCATGGTTACCCCCTTTTTTACGGCTAAACCGATGGCAGTGATCTTCTCATTGCCTATCCAAACCCCGATATCCTTCCCGGAACCTGTAGCTTTCAAATCAAAGTCCTTTAAGATATTTACAAAAACTTTTTCCAACTTTTCCACAAAACCACGGACTTTTATTTGGTTTTCGATTAGATGAATTATGGGATAACCCACAATTTGTCCTTCTCCGTGATAGGTAACATCCCCTCCCCGGTTGGTTTCAAATCGCTGAATGCCTTGACGGGCCAATTCTTTTTCCGGCGCTACTACATTCTCCGCCGATGCGCTTTTCCCCAGAGTGATTACTGCGGGGTGCTCCACTAAAATCAAGGTGTCAGAGATCTTCCCCTCCTGTCGTTTTTTTAATAATTGAAACTGGATTTCTAAGGCCTGCTCATAATCGCATTTACCCAAATATAAAAGGTTTAAAGTTTTTTCCATAGGAACCCTCCGTTTTTAAGAATGACTATAATTTAGGAGCTTGTATTACTTACATTGTCAGTATACCATAAAGCAAATGAAATTTCTTCCTCTCCTTTACAGTCTTCTTTAATTCTTCTGTAAAGTTGATTTTAAGACCTTCCAGCCATCACCCTTGCGAAAACAAATTAAAAAAGAGCTTTCCCTTTATAGAGAAAACTCCACTTTAATGCATTTACCAATGATTTTCAACTCGCTTTTCTTCTTACTTACCCCGTTTTCCCCTTCTAGACCTTGGAAAAGCGCGATCTTTCCGCTTCCCTCCTTTCGGAGTTTTCGGACCATTCGTCCCTTTGCCACATTAATTAAGTAAAGTGCTCCGTTTTCAATTTCTTGGGTATCCAGGACCGTTACGATATCCCCTTTCTTAATTCGAAGTCCCTGTAGAGCATTATCGGTTACTTCAATAAAGAAAAGTTTATCAGGATGATAGCCCTCCACTTTGTTTTCCATCAAGGGCAATGATTTTTCTCCAACAACCTTTCCATTATCCATGCGTTGCACAGGATAAGTTTTCACCAAGTTCCCCAAGGCTTTTTGCCATGAACCGGTGGGTTTTAAATCATAGTTTTGAAGTTCTTCCTTCGAATCCTGTTTTTTTCCAGCTTTGACCTTGTCCGACGCTTCATCGGTAGGCTCCTCCGCCACACTGATAAAATCCATGGATTTCCCTAGTTTTTTTAAAATTTTTTCAGCAATATCCTCTTTGATTACCTTCCGACCGGATTCGATATCCCGAAGATAACTTTCGGATATACCGCATTTTTTTGCCAGGGCTTTTTCCGATAAACTCGCTTGTTCCCTAGCTTTCTTTATTTGTTCTGCCAATCGATTCATCCAATCACCTCATTTGTCATTATATTTACTATTTTATCATGATCCTTATCCTTTCTCCAGATGATCTTAGACACTTATCCTGATTTCTTTGCTGAAATCACAATAAACCTACCTTAGTGCTTTCCCTTGCGCAGGGAATCCGTTATAATAAGATTAAGATGTTTTCAGTTGCTTTACACTGGTAACAGCATTGACAACGCCTTTCAGGGGGTAAAAGCATGAGAAAAATCCATTGGTTAAATGATTTAAAGCAGTACATTTTATTTCATTATCGAAAAACCCTTACCGTGGAAGAGTCCGTTTTAAGTTATAATGTGGCTACTTTTATCGAGCAGCGACAACGGCCAAGTTTTTCAAAAAGTCTGTTGCATTTCATCGATGCAAAAGGGCTGGATGACACGGAGGTCTATAAAAGGGCGGGAATCGACCGTAAACATTTTTCAAAAATACGTTCAAATCCAGATTATCAACCTAAGAAAAAAACCGCCCTCGCCCTTTGTCTTTCCTTACAATTAGATCTTAGAGAAGCCGAGTGTCTATTACGTTCTGCAGGGTATACTTTTTCCAACAGCCAATTCTTGGATCTGATTATACAGTACTGCATTGAAGAGCATATTTATGATATTCATGAGGTCAATTACGCTCTGGAACATTATAAATTAGAGCCTTTGTAACAATAGGCGGGGTTATCTTCACTGTAATTATTCCGAATTTTCTGCTATACTATAGTTAAGAAGTAAAAAAACTTTTCCAAATCACTTTATTATGAGCCATTATGCATCCTTCTAGCCTCTTTACTCTGTTATAAGTATTTTTGAAATGTATTTTAAAAGAACAAATACAGGCACTATCTTACGAGAATTACGGGAATTATCAAATAGGAGGGATTTCCATGAAGAAAAAAGTTTTAATCGTAATCGATTATCAAAAAGACTTTGTTATGGGAAGCTTAGGATTCACTGAAGCTAAGGAATTGGATTCTGTAATTTGTAAAAAGATAAAAAGTTATAAAAATCATCAGGTTTTTTATACCCTGGACACCCATGATGAAGATTACTTAGAATCCTTAGAGGGAGACTCCCTTCCCATTGAACACTGTATTAAAGGAACCGAAGGTCACAAAGTATACGGAAACACCAAAATATGCCTTAATGAGGTTGGAGCGCAGCCTTTGGAAAAAAGAAGTTTTGGAATCCACCCCCAAGAACTTCATGAACAGTGTTTTGACTTCTATGAAGACGAACTGGAATCCATTGAATTGGTAGGGGTGGTTACTAATATCTGTGTTATATCCAATGCGATTGTGTTAAAAACCCTGTACCCCGAAGTGCCCATATTTGTGGATGCCTCCGCCTGTGCTTCTCCTGACCCGGCACTTCACGAGAAAGCCTTGGATGTTTTGGCAGGCCTTCATGTTAACGTAATCAATCGGTGAAGATCCCATAGGGTGGTTGAATCCCTTTATCCATCAATAAAAAAGGAGACCTTCGGGTCTCCTTTTAATTTTTCTATTGGACTTTCCTATACAGTAAGAAAGCTTAACGTTTGTTGCAGTTGATAAAACCGAAGTTGTAAGCTGTGTTTTCTGAAGAAGCCTTCCTGGTATTCTTTCACCGCATAATATTTATCCACCATCGTTACAATCCAACTTTCCTTGTATTTCGGCGGAACAATGGTTGTAGGGAACATATGTTTCTTTATGATATCTGCTTCCATATCGCTGACATCAAAGTACTTTCTGGCATTTTCAAGAGCTACTCTTGGATGAGATACCGCATGGGATTCTTTTAAGTATTTCAAGTTTCGGTTCCCCTTGGTTCGCCAGTCATATAAAAAGAAATCATGAAGTAGGGCACCCCGGGCGATGGCTCGATAATCCATCTTTAGTTTTTTTGCTATTTTATAAGATCGAAAGGAAACTTCCAGGGAATGTTCGAATATGCTTCCCTCATGGTGTCGAATGTCCTTCGATTGCATGAATGCATCATGGTTTAATATATCTTTTGTGATCTCGTAGTATTCGGAATTTCTGCTCAATACGTGGACCTCCTTGATTTTATCCGTCTTTTGAATTTTATGTCCGCTGTTTTACTCACAGTTTACATAATACTAGGATCCCGGGATTTTGTCAAGGAAACCCTTGGAAAAATCCAAGAAAAAGAAGACAATTTCTTAGTTAATATTTACTCCCTACGATAAACCACCTTGCCATCGATCATCGTAAGCTCCACCTGGGTATCGGATATTTCAGAGGGCCTGACGGTAAACAGGTCCCGGTCCAACACAATCAAGTCCGCAAAATAACCGGGGAGAAGTTTTCCCTTAACATCCTCTTGAAACTGATTTTCAGCACTTTTCCAAGTGTAGGCATCCACGGCCTCCTCTATGGTCATCCGCTCCTCCGGTTGATACCCCCCTTCAGGATAACCGTTTTGATCCCTTCGGGTAACCGCAGCATAAATATTTCGAAAAGGGTTTGAATCTTCCACCGGTGCATCGGTTCCAATGCTGATCAATCCCCCCTGCTGATACAAGGTGTTAAAAGCATAGGAGGTTTTTGCCAAAGCCTCACCCACCCGTTTTTTCACAATATGCAGATCATAATCCAGAAAAACCGGCTGAGCCATTACCGCTATACGGTTCTTGATGATTCGATCCAATTGGTCCCCACTGGTAATCTGATTATGAACGATACCATGACGCAGGGTGTTTTCAGCTTCTCCGATCAGTTTTTCATAGCTTTTTACCACGCTTTCCACAGCACCGTCACCAATGGCATGGGTAATTACAGGAATCCCGTGAGCCCCAGCCAGTTGACAAAGCTCCCAAAGTTCTTGATCTTTCAGGGCTTCCACCCCTTTCGTAGTAGGATCGTCGGCATAGGGCCGTCGAAGCAGTGCGGTTCTTCCGCCTAGGGAGCCATCTTTGAAAAGCTTTAGTGAGCCCCGTTGATAATAGTCCTGATCATACTTACCATTTTTATATTCACTGTTCAGGTACCTTCGAAAATCCTCAACTCTTTGAAAGTTAAATTGATGCCGATACCGAAGGGGAAGTTTTTCTTCTTCATATACCTCACGTATCCAATCAAAGGTTTGCTGAAAGTCTTCTCCTGAGACATCACAGGATTGAACCGATGTGATCCCTTGACTGAGAACGTATTTCCCCGCTTCAATAAATTGATTTTTTTTCGCTTCCTTATCCTTTTGGGACAGGGCTTTTGCCAAAACATGGGTGGCGTTTTCCGTAACCACTCCGCTTAGTATCCCCTGGGGGCTCCGCTCGACGGTACCTCCCGGTATGAAGGTGTCCTCAGTAATCCCTGCCATTTCCATAGCCTTGGTATTACCAACAGCCACATGACCACAAACCCGTTCATAAACAATGGGAATATCTGTAGAGATCAAATCCAGATCCTTTCGCCCGGGCAGGCGTTTATCCTCTGCTTCAAAAAAATCCTGATTCCAGCCCCGGCCATGGATGCCTACTTCCTGTCGGTTTTTTGATAAGTAGTCCCGACCCCTTTCAATCATTTCACCGATAGATTTAACCCCCGTAAGGTTGCAGCTGGCCATAGCTTCTCCCAGGAGAAACAGATGCAGATGGCTGTCGTTCAGACCCGGGAGCACGGTTTTCCCTTGAAGGTCTATTACCTCGTCATCCCTTCTTCGGTTCTTTACTATAGCCTCAGTACTGCCCACGGCCTCTACAAAGCCTCCCTTAATAGCAATTGCTTCTTCAAACCTTCCTTTTTCCAAGTATATTTTCCCCTTGATTAGCAGGGTTCCCATGAACTTCACTCCTCCACCCAGGAAAGCGGGGATTTTTCCCACCTCCATATTTTCACTTTTTTCTTCGCTACTCTAAAGTATACCACGGCTCTTTCATAAGAAAAACCCGGTTATCCGGGTTTTCTTTACTTAACCTATTCTTTTTTCCGAAAGATTGAATTTCAGAAATCCTATTATCCCTTTTGAAGTTGACTAAAGTTTTTTTGTATTTCTTTTACGGGAATTCGGATGAAATATACCGATACCACAACCACCATAAAGGGATCCATATAGGGTACTAAAAAAGCGGTTGCGGGAATTAGACTCAGAATAAATCCCAAGGCAAAGCCCACCAAAACTCCAAGACTTGCCCAGGTATCCATTAACCATTGATGGGCCTCTGCCTGTAGCAGTGGGGTATGTGTCTTCTTAGATGGATTTCGGAGCAGTACATACACACCGTAACAGGCAATGGTAGAGATAACTGCGTATATAAGAGCGTAATTCATGGACGTCTCCCGCCCTCCGTCAAAGAGGGCTGTAACAGCTGTCAACAAGGAGCCGGTCACGAGAATTAGAATCACGGTATACTTAATAAACACCACCAGGGTATCCACGTTCATGTTTTTTTCTCTTCCGAACAGGGATAAGCGGATTTTTTCTTTTTTTCTTACCTTACCCAGGGCCCATAGAGATAGCATCGATAGCCCCAAGCTGATAAAAGAATACAAACCGTCAAATATGATCATTTGAGAGTCCAGTATTGTTCCTAAAATCATTCCTGTGACAGCAAAACCCAAGGCTCCAAGTACGGACCCCACAATCAATTGCTTTTCATTTTTGACATTCATAAATTTCCGAACCCTTTCTTAACTTATTTTCATATTTTATAGTACATTTTCATAGTGCATAATGTAACTGTAATCCTCCTGCTAGGCCGTTGTATTTTCTTCAAATCCCTTCAATATGAATTCAAGCAGGTCTTTTTTAATCTTATCCACATCCCCGTTATTTCTTTTGAATAAATAACAGGTTTCCGCCGATTGCTCAAGGATCCCCAGGGTAAACTGTACCATAATAGTGGTATCCGGTTTTTTTCGAAGTTCCCCCTTCTTTTGAAACTGCTCGAAGATTTTTTCCAGCCACTGATAATAGGGATCATATATTGCCTCCCACTTCTCTAAGGAGTGATAATAGCTCATGCCTGAGTATAAAAACGTGATAATCTGCTGATAATCTTCAGTGATTTCAAACACTAACTCTATCAGTCCCCGAAGAAAATCTTTAGAGTTTTCAGCTTGATTCAATTTCTTTTTTTCCCCTCGAGCCATGGCATCCTCAACTATTCTTTCCGCAATAGCTGGGGCCAGGGCCGCCTTTGAAGAAAAATACAGATAAAAGGTTCCTTGAGCTAAGCCGGCCCTCTGTACAATTTGTGATACCGATGTATTATCAAATCCCTTTTCTTCGATTAAGCTAATGGCGGCATCCAAAAATTCCTCATATTTCTCTGATCTATCTTTTTTCATTCTAATCCTCCTTTGCTTTCTTTACTTTCCCGGGATTATAAGTGACTGACAGTCATTCATTTTTATATTATAACATGCCGTAAAAAAAAGGGCAACAGATACAACTCTGCTACCCTTGCCTCCTTAAATACAGGGAATTTCCCCTATAATTTAAAAGAAGAAAGATTAATACTTTAACTTCTCCTCCAAATAGGTCTCCAAATCCTCAATTTTAATCCGTTCCTGCTCCATAGTATCCCGGTCCCGTACGGTTACCGCATGGTCTTCCTTGGAATCAAAATCATAGGTGATGCAAAACGGAGTTCCGATTTCGTCCTGGCGACGATACCTTTTACCGATACTTGCCCGCTCATCATAGTCTATGGCAAACTTTCCTGCCAGATTTTTAAACAGTTCTTCCGCCTCGTCCTTCAGTTTCTTGGTTAAGGGCAGCACCGCTGCTTTATAAGGGGCCAGCTTCGGATGGAGTTTTAATACCGTTCGCTGGTCTCCGTCCACGTCCTCCTCTTCATAGGCATCCACTAAAAATGCCAGGGCGACCCGGTCCAAGCCTAGGGATGGCTCAATACAATAGGGCACATACTTTTCATTGGTATGAGGGTTCTGGTACTCCAAATCCACCCCGGAGTGATTGCTGTGCTGTCTTAAATCGAAGTCGGTGCGATCCGCGATTCCCCATAACTCTCCCCATCCGAAGGGAAATTTAAATTCAATATCCGTTGTGGCATTGCTGTAATGGGATAATTCTTCCTTTTCATGTTTCCGGAGTTTAATACTGGACTCCTTGATGTTTAAGTCCAATAACCAGTTTTTACAAAATTCCAGCCAATAGTTAAACCACTCGATATCCTTCCCCGGCTCACAGAAGAACTCCAACTCCATTTGCTCAAACTCCCGGGTTCTGAAAGTAAAGTTTCCAGGCGTAATTTCATTCCTAAAGGATTTTCCCACCTGTCCGATGCCAAAGGGAATCTTTTTTCTAGAGGTTCGAAGGACGTTCTTAAAGTTTACGAATATTCCCTGAGCGGTTTCCGGCCGAAGAAAAATCTCCGTGGAAGAATCCTCGGTTACCCCTTGAAAGGTTTTAAACATCAGGTTAAACTGACGAATGTCCGTAAATTCTTTTTTCCCGCATTTATCACAGGCGATACCTTCCTCTTTGATAAAGCTTACCATTTCCTCGTTGGTCCAGCCTTCCACACTCATCTCTTTTCCTGCATTATGAAGATGTTCTTCAATGATCTGATCCGCTCGAAATCTTGCTTTACAGGCTTTGCAATCAATTAACGGATCATTAAAGCCTCCGATATGGCCTGAGGCCACCCAAGTCTCCGGATTCATTAAAATCGCCGAGTCAAGGCCTACATTGTTGGGGTTTTCCTGAATAAATTTTTTCCACCAGGCATCCTTAATGTTTCGCTTCAGTTCGGCGCCTAAGGGCCCGTAATCCCAAGTGTTCGCCAAACCTCCGTAGATTTCCGAGCCGGGGAAAATAAAGCCTCTGGACTTGCAAAGGGCTACAACTTCTTCCATGGTTTTTTCTTTCACTGTTTATTCCTCCTTTAAATTTTCCTTTATCCTTTTTCACTATAAAAATCCATAAAAAAATCTCTCCCCCCTAATCCAACGATTAGGGACGAAAGATGATTTCCGCGGTTCCACCCTAGTTGATGCCGAAGCATCCCCTTTATAAGTACTGCGACTCCAAAGCGCCCTTCATTTTCGGGTTGCATGGAGCTTACACGATCCTCCACTCGCTGAACCACTTCCGAAAATTACTCCTCTTTTTCTCCGCCGCTATTTGATTATTCTTTAAGATATCAAAGATCATAAATTCTGTCAATAGTCTCGCCGGATTTTGCTTAGAAAGTCCAGGCTTTTAAAGTTGGTTTTGTCCAAATGAATCATCATGTACTGTTTCAGAACCGATTCCAACTCCATAATCAGCTTCGGGTGCACCTTTAATTCTTTCAAGTCCTCAATGTCGATGACCATTAAAAAGTTGGCCAGACGAATGCCTTTTTTCGACAAAGGTTTTGCGAGACCCCTTCCTTCGGACTGACAGTCCTCACAAAGAAGCCCCCCCTCTTCCATATTTAGCACCCAGCGGAAGGAACTTCCAGTTCCACACTGATTACAGGATTTTAAATAGGGCTCATATCCGCTGAACTTTAGAAACTGCAATAAAAACCTTAAAATATGAAGGGAAAGTTCCCCCTCTTTGCGTTCCAAGGCTCCCAGGGACTCCTCAAAGAGATTGAATAGGCGGTTGTTACTCTGTCCCTCAATGGTGACCGTATCCACCAGCTCTATAAAGAAGGAGGCCGCCGAGAGGCTGTCCAGATCTTCTCGTAGCTTATAATGATTATGGATAGGGTCCACATGGTTTAAGGTATACATGGATTTTCCCTTATAGAGGACAAAATCGCTGTAACAAAGGGGCTGAGCGCCGGCTAGGTGCTTGCTTTTAGAGCTTCTGGCCCCCCGGGCCATAACAGAAACCTTGCCTAGTTTACGGGCAAATACTGTCAAAATTCCGTCATTTTCCTTGTATTTCATGTTTTTCAGCACAATTCCTTCGGTTTTTACCAGCATAAGTCCACCTTAGGAGTCGTCCCGATAGCCAAAATTACGAAGCATGGTGTTTTGGTTTCGCCAGCCCTCTTTAACCTTTACCCAGAGCTGAAGGTTAACCTTTGTCCCTAGAAACCCTTCAATGTCCTCCCGGGCGGATTTCCCGATCCCCTTAAGCTTTCGTCCGTTCTTACCGATGATAATGCCTTTATGGCTGTTTCGTTCGCAGTAAATATTCATCTCCAAATCTAGAATGGCTTTATTGGGTCGCTCTTTCATGGAAACCACTTCCACCGCTACCCCATGGGGAATCTCCTGCTCCGTATAATGAAGCACCTTCTCTCGAACCAATTCCGCGATAATCGCCCGTTCCGGCTGATCGGTGATCATGCCTTCAGGAAAGTACTGGGGTCCTTCCGGAAGGTATTCTTTAATCTCCTCGATCACCCGTTGAAGATTAACTCCTTCCAAAGCGGAGATAGGAATAATGGATTCAAAAAGTTCCATATCTTCATATTGTTTTACAATATCTTTGACCGAATCCTGATCGGTTTTATCAATTTTGTTAATCAGAAGGATTTTCGGAGTTTTAATCTTTTTTAACTCCTCTAAAATATACTGATCCCCTCCGCCTAAACGGTCGCTCTCATCCACCATAAATAGAATAACATCCATGTCCCGGAGGCTGGCCTTTGCGGTTTTTACCATATATTCTCCCAGCTCGGTTTTCGGCTTATGAATCCCCGGAGTATCGAGAAAGACAATTTGTAAATTCTCCTCGGTATAAACACTTTGTATCCGGTTCCTTGTGGTCTGCGGCTTGTCTGAAACAATGGCGATTTTTTCTCCCACTAATTGGTTCATCATTGTGGACTTTCCCACATTGGGTCTTCCGATAATGCTTACAAATCCTGATTGATAGCTCATACTGTTCCTCCTTTATTTTCTAAATCCTTCGGGGTGAAGGACAGAGGTAAAATTTCCTCCATGGTATAGGTTTGGTATTCTTCTTCGGATTTCGCCAGAATCACGGTGATATCCAGTCCGAACTCTACAAGTACCTGGCGGCAAATCCCGCAGGGAGCAGTAAAAGCCTCTGGATCTCCAACGATAGCAATGGTTTTAAAATCCTTTTCCCCTTCAGAGATGGCTTTAAATAACGCGGTTCTCTCGGCGCAATTTGTGGCGCCGAAGGAGGCGTTTTCAATATTGCATCCGGTAAAAACTTTTCCGGTGCTTGTCAGTACCGCTGCCCCTACCGGAAATTCCGAGTAAGGCACATAAGCCATTTTCTGAGCCTCCAGGGCTTTTCGTATTAATTCTTTGTTTGTCATATCCTTCCTCCTTTAAAGGGTTTTTAAGTCTTTTTCATTATTTCATCTGACTTCTTTCTTGATTTTCCTTGTTCGGGCTTGTTCCCAGGGTTATCCGATATTACTCCCCTTGGTCCAGTTCTTCTACAGTTAGAATATCTTCCCTTGAAATTACTTGTATCCAGGTTTGTCCCGGATTTAAGATGATTTCTTCTCCCTCACTGTCATAGTACCGGGTAAAATCCTCTTTGTCGCTTTTCTCCCATTGTACTTCCATCACTTCACCCATGGTGAAATAATACCCGCTACCACTGCCTATAGTGTCCATTTCCAAAATTCCGGAACTGGTTCCCGGAATTTGACGGGCGGGAACAATTTGTACCAGCACATTGGCGGCTACAATGGGTTTTTCCTCATCGTCTGTATGGTTTTCATCATAATGGCGCCGGTCAACATAGTATCGGTCGTAACCCTGTTGTTCTTCGTTATAATGATACTCCGCCCGGTAACTGGAATGGTAGCGAACCTCAAAATTCTCTGCGGTCTGTCCGCTTTTTAATGCTTCTTTTTCCTGATGAAACTCATAACCCGCAAAATCCGAGGTTTCACGATAGTTCAATGCTTCTGCAGTACTTCGAATATTGTCCATACTGGTATAAGCATTATGGGGGGCCCTACGATGGGATTCTCTCCAGAAAG
This genomic window contains:
- a CDS encoding cytidine deaminase → MTNKELIRKALEAQKMAYVPYSEFPVGAAVLTSTGKVFTGCNIENASFGATNCAERTALFKAISEGEKDFKTIAIVGDPEAFTAPCGICRQVLVEFGLDITVILAKSEEEYQTYTMEEILPLSFTPKDLENKGGTV
- a CDS encoding DUF3048 domain-containing protein is translated as MKLKNKLKLENIMMLLLALVMMFLIGCSTEEEEPKEMKEEEERVEEKEEPEEDSEEETEEPGIPSPLSGLYEKDEERLERPVVGVMYDNNPNARPQAGLHDAEMIYEFYVEGNATRYLAFFLMNDPEFMGPVRSARPYYIEKAMEYHAIYVHAGASSRVTEEIRSLGIQNVSLSGPGAGAFWRESHRRAPHNAYTSMDNIRSTAEALNYRETSDFAGYEFHQEKEALKSGQTAENFEVRYHSSYRAEYHYNEEQQGYDRYYVDRRHYDENHTDDEEKPIVAANVLVQIVPARQIPGTSSGILEMDTIGSGSGYYFTMGEVMEVQWEKSDKEDFTRYYDSEGEEIILNPGQTWIQVISREDILTVEELDQGE